In one window of Meiothermus sp. DNA:
- a CDS encoding SDR family NAD(P)-dependent oxidoreductase, protein MKLKNQTFIITGASRGIGEALALELARAGAHLVLGARNQKALEFVRDEARNLGVRCESVAGSAAHSTVAEALVAQALQIGSFVGFIHNAGILNAGPLAYELIESQYDEIMDSNVKGGYQLARFAYPHLIRQPGSVAVFLGSGVAEHNIPGMGIYAIAKAAEEHLARQLAIEAPEVTCFTYRPGIVETNMQKQLREAQGSASETLRPLFKGYQAQGRVLTPEQSARALVRILEADPRRFHGKIASVQDL, encoded by the coding sequence ATGAAACTTAAGAACCAGACCTTCATCATCACCGGGGCCAGCCGGGGTATCGGCGAGGCGCTGGCGCTCGAGCTCGCCAGGGCCGGGGCCCACCTGGTCCTCGGGGCCCGTAATCAGAAGGCCCTCGAGTTTGTGCGCGACGAGGCACGCAACCTGGGAGTGCGCTGCGAGTCGGTGGCCGGGAGCGCCGCCCATAGTACCGTGGCCGAGGCCCTGGTCGCCCAGGCGCTCCAAATCGGGAGCTTTGTGGGCTTCATTCACAATGCCGGCATCCTGAATGCAGGGCCGCTGGCCTACGAACTGATCGAGTCGCAGTACGACGAAATCATGGATTCGAACGTCAAGGGCGGCTATCAGCTGGCCCGCTTCGCCTATCCCCACCTGATCCGCCAGCCCGGTAGCGTTGCGGTGTTTTTGGGTTCGGGGGTGGCCGAGCACAACATCCCGGGCATGGGTATCTATGCCATTGCCAAAGCGGCCGAAGAACACCTGGCCCGGCAACTGGCCATCGAGGCCCCCGAGGTGACCTGCTTCACCTACCGTCCCGGCATTGTGGAAACCAACATGCAAAAACAACTCCGCGAAGCCCAGGGAAGCGCCAGCGAGACCCTGCGCCCCCTGTTCAAGGGCTACCAAGCCCAAGGGCGCGTTCTCACCCCTGAGCAGTCCGCCAGAGCCTTGGTGCGGATCCTCGAGGCCGACCCCCGGCGTTTCCACGGTAAAATTGCCTCTGTACAGGATTTATAG
- the leuB gene encoding 3-isopropylmalate dehydrogenase: protein MPKIALLPGDGIGPEVTYAAVDVLKAADQAFGLGLEFEAFPFGGNAIDAHGEPFPEVTQRGCLEADAILLGAIGGPKWDNVPRHLRAETGLLALRKAHGLFANLRPAKVLQGLEHLSPLKPEIARGVDVLVIRELTGGIYFGEPRGMSEAEGWNTERYSKPEVERIARVAFEAARKRRNQVCSVDKANVLEVGEFWRKTVDEVHRDYPDVALEHQYVDAMAMHLVTRPSRFDVVVTGNIFGDILSDLASVLPGSLGLLPSASLGEKTPLFEPVHGSAPDIAGKGIANPTAAILSAAMLLTHALNRSDIAKRVEDAVTAALSANPTPDLGGKASTQDFTRQVIEALDRVAA from the coding sequence ATGCCCAAGATTGCCCTGCTTCCCGGAGACGGCATCGGCCCCGAAGTGACCTATGCTGCAGTAGATGTGCTGAAAGCGGCCGACCAGGCCTTTGGTCTGGGCCTCGAGTTTGAAGCCTTCCCCTTTGGCGGCAACGCCATAGACGCCCACGGCGAACCCTTCCCCGAGGTAACCCAACGAGGCTGCCTGGAGGCCGATGCCATTCTGCTGGGGGCCATCGGCGGGCCCAAGTGGGACAACGTACCCCGGCACCTGCGGGCCGAGACCGGCCTGCTGGCCCTGCGCAAAGCCCATGGCCTTTTTGCCAATCTGCGGCCTGCCAAGGTGTTGCAAGGGCTGGAGCACCTCTCCCCCCTCAAGCCCGAGATTGCCCGGGGGGTGGATGTGCTGGTGATTCGCGAGCTGACCGGCGGCATTTACTTCGGCGAGCCCCGCGGCATGAGCGAGGCCGAGGGCTGGAACACCGAACGCTACAGCAAACCGGAGGTAGAGCGCATCGCCCGGGTGGCCTTCGAGGCCGCCCGCAAGCGGCGGAACCAGGTTTGCAGCGTGGATAAAGCCAACGTGCTCGAGGTCGGCGAGTTCTGGCGCAAGACCGTGGACGAGGTGCACCGCGATTACCCCGATGTGGCCCTGGAGCACCAGTACGTGGATGCCATGGCCATGCACCTGGTCACCCGGCCCAGCCGCTTCGATGTGGTGGTGACCGGCAACATCTTCGGCGATATTCTGTCTGACCTGGCCAGCGTGCTGCCAGGTTCGCTGGGGCTGCTGCCCTCGGCCAGCCTGGGCGAGAAAACCCCCCTCTTTGAACCCGTCCACGGCTCCGCCCCCGACATCGCCGGCAAGGGCATCGCCAACCCCACCGCCGCTATTCTTTCAGCGGCCATGCTGCTCACCCATGCCCTGAACCGCTCGGACATCGCCAAACGGGTAGAGGACGCGGTAACGGCAGCCCTCTCGGCCAACCCCACCCCCGACCTGGGGGGCAAGGCCAGCACCCAGGATTTCACGCGGCAGGTAATCGAGGCCCTGGACAGGGTTGCGGCCTGA
- the ilvD gene encoding dihydroxy-acid dehydratase: protein MRSDIIKLGPQQAPARAMLRAVGIGDEEFKIPWVGIVNTWTEGMPCNYHLRDLAADLKIGAREAGFQTFEFGAPAISDGISMGTIGMRSSLVSREVIADAIELIAQGYLYDGMVALVACDKTNPGGMMGVIRANVPSLVLYGGSIAPGYLNGKAQTVVSVFEAVGQYAAGKIDEKQLEAVERTAIPGAGACGGQYTANTMAMVLEVMGFSPIGYNAIPAVHPEKKPAGRRAMQILADAIKHNRTPRSFLTKKSFTNAIAAVAATGGSTNAVLHLLAIAKEAGIKLTLEEFDKISRKTPVIADMRPWGQYTAWELYEAGGIPLIIRRLIEGELIDGDQMTVSGKTLWQETKNARETKGQKVVTKASKPFKLEGGLRVLKGSLAPDGAVLKLAGTETKVHRGPARVFDGEQSAMKAVLKKQIKPGDVVVIRYEGPKGAPGMPEMLSVTSALVGEGLGPHVALVTDGRFSGGTKGLMIGHVAPEAFVGGPIALVKEGDIISIDCDKGILNLEVSEKELAKRAKAWKAPKPHYKAGLFARYAALVSSAREGAVLVKPE from the coding sequence ATGCGTTCGGATATCATCAAACTAGGCCCTCAACAAGCCCCCGCCCGCGCCATGCTCCGCGCGGTGGGCATCGGCGATGAGGAGTTCAAGATTCCCTGGGTGGGCATCGTGAATACCTGGACCGAAGGGATGCCCTGCAACTACCACCTGCGCGACCTGGCCGCCGACCTGAAAATCGGGGCCAGAGAGGCCGGTTTCCAGACCTTCGAGTTCGGCGCTCCGGCCATCTCCGACGGCATCAGCATGGGCACCATCGGGATGCGCAGCTCACTGGTGAGCCGCGAGGTGATCGCCGACGCCATCGAGCTAATTGCCCAGGGGTATCTGTACGACGGCATGGTGGCGCTGGTGGCCTGCGATAAGACCAACCCCGGCGGCATGATGGGGGTGATTCGGGCCAACGTGCCCAGCCTGGTGCTGTATGGCGGCTCCATTGCCCCCGGCTACCTGAACGGCAAGGCCCAGACTGTGGTGAGCGTGTTCGAGGCTGTGGGCCAGTACGCAGCAGGCAAGATTGACGAGAAGCAGCTCGAGGCCGTCGAGCGCACCGCCATCCCCGGCGCAGGGGCCTGTGGTGGGCAGTACACCGCCAACACCATGGCCATGGTGCTGGAGGTGATGGGTTTCTCCCCCATCGGCTACAACGCCATCCCCGCCGTGCACCCCGAGAAGAAGCCCGCCGGGCGCCGGGCCATGCAGATACTGGCCGACGCCATCAAGCACAACCGCACCCCCAGGAGCTTTCTGACCAAGAAGAGCTTCACCAACGCCATCGCAGCGGTGGCGGCCACGGGCGGCTCCACCAATGCAGTGCTGCACCTGTTGGCAATCGCCAAGGAAGCGGGGATCAAGCTGACGCTGGAGGAGTTCGACAAAATCTCCCGCAAAACTCCGGTGATTGCCGACATGCGCCCTTGGGGCCAGTACACCGCCTGGGAGCTCTACGAGGCTGGTGGCATTCCCCTGATTATCCGCCGCCTGATTGAAGGCGAGCTAATTGACGGCGACCAGATGACCGTCAGCGGCAAGACCTTGTGGCAGGAAACCAAAAACGCCAGGGAAACCAAAGGCCAGAAGGTGGTAACCAAAGCCAGCAAACCCTTCAAGCTCGAGGGCGGCCTGCGGGTGCTCAAGGGCTCGCTGGCCCCAGACGGCGCGGTGCTCAAGCTGGCCGGCACCGAGACCAAGGTGCACCGGGGCCCGGCCCGCGTCTTCGATGGCGAGCAAAGCGCCATGAAGGCGGTACTCAAGAAGCAAATCAAACCCGGCGACGTGGTGGTGATTCGCTACGAAGGCCCCAAGGGGGCCCCCGGCATGCCCGAGATGCTCTCGGTAACCTCGGCCCTGGTGGGCGAGGGGCTGGGCCCCCACGTAGCTTTGGTAACCGACGGGCGCTTCAGCGGCGGCACCAAGGGTCTGATGATCGGGCACGTGGCCCCTGAAGCCTTTGTCGGTGGCCCCATTGCACTGGTCAAGGAGGGCGACATTATCTCCATAGACTGCGATAAAGGCATTCTGAACCTAGAAGTTTCGGAAAAAGAGTTGGCCAAGCGGGCCAAAGCCTGGAAGGCTCCCAAGCCCCACTACAAGGCCGGGCTGTTTGCACGGTACGCGGCGCTGGTGAGCAGTGCGCGCGAAGGGGCGGTGCTAGTGAAGCCGGAGTGA
- the leuD gene encoding 3-isopropylmalate dehydratase small subunit — protein MALEPIQQVRGRAVHVPGNDIDTDRITPARYLKVVTFDGLGEALFYDERFNPDGSEKPHPLNDPRFKGASIMLVGANFGCGSSREHSPQAIYRAGFRALIGESFAEIFFGNSTALSMPCVTASKSDIEALAQAIEQDPGLEVTVDVERLEVRYADKAFKVNLPATAQKALVEGRWDPIADLLEAGDLLEQASARLPKAVLS, from the coding sequence ATGGCTTTAGAACCTATCCAACAAGTACGTGGGCGGGCTGTCCATGTTCCCGGTAACGACATAGACACCGACCGCATCACCCCTGCGCGGTACCTGAAGGTGGTCACCTTCGACGGGCTGGGCGAGGCGCTTTTCTACGACGAGCGCTTCAACCCCGACGGCTCAGAGAAGCCGCATCCGCTAAACGACCCCCGCTTCAAGGGGGCCTCCATCATGCTGGTGGGGGCCAATTTTGGCTGCGGCAGCAGCCGCGAACACTCCCCGCAGGCCATCTACCGCGCCGGTTTCCGGGCGCTGATTGGCGAGAGCTTTGCGGAGATTTTCTTTGGCAACTCCACAGCTCTCTCGATGCCGTGCGTGACAGCATCCAAATCGGACATTGAGGCGTTGGCCCAGGCCATCGAGCAAGACCCCGGCCTGGAGGTCACGGTAGATGTGGAGCGCCTCGAGGTGCGCTACGCCGATAAAGCCTTTAAGGTGAACCTGCCCGCTACCGCCCAGAAAGCCCTGGTGGAAGGCCGCTGGGACCCCATTGCCGACCTGCTCGAGGCGGGGGATTTACTCGAGCAGGCCTCGGCCCGGCTCCCCAAAGCCGTACTGAGCTAA